The stretch of DNA TGAGTCTCTGCGTAACTCTTGAGGCTGCAGAGATGTGTCCTCCCACAGAGGAGCTGAAACCACCAAGGAGCTGTGGACAAGGGGACTCAGGAAAGCTGTGAGAAGGCAGACGAATGTGCGGAGGCCAGCGCCCGGGGGCCTCCAGCCTGGTGCCTCCAGTCTGGTGTCTGGTGCTGCCGGGCCCTCGGTGGGGGGATGCGCACAGCGGGCATCTGGGGCCACCTCCCTGAAGGCACTGGCCAAGCCCCGCCCCAGCATCCCTCGCTCACTGGATGGTGCACTTGTCCCTCTCACGGGCCTGGCCTTCCCGAAGGACCTTGGCCTTGATGTACTTGAGGTCACTGTTGACGCTGGGGCGGCGGGCGAAGGGCGAGACCATGCCATAGGCGTCCATCTCCTTGACGCGGCGCATGCAGAAGGGCCTGGGGTGGAAGGCGTCACCATACTGCACGGAGATCTTGCGATGCAGGGCGGGGCTCATCTCGTGCGGCAGCTTGGCCATGCTGAAGAGCACGTAGAACATCTCGTCCACGTTGGTGTTCTTCTTGGCCGACACCTCGAAGTAGGCGCAGTTCTCGTCACCCGACACCAGCAGCTCGGCctcggtggtgggcacctggcgGCAGAGCTCGCCGTGGTCGTTCTTGTTGCCACAGATGACCATGGGCAGCTCCGCCGCCTCCTTGGTCTTGTTCTTCAGGCAGGACTTGACCTCCAGGATCTGCTTCTGGAGGCGCTTGACCTCATCGAAGGACTCCCGGTTATCCAGGCTGAACACCAGGATGAAGACATCCCCTGCAGGCAGAGAGCCCAGGTAGTGAGTTCACCGGCCAGCTGCGACCCCTGCCCTCCTCCGGCCACAGAACATCAGCCCTAACAGCTGGGAATCACAGGTGCCCTGAAGCAGTTATGCGGCGTAACTGATTTAACCTACACAGCGACTCTTTGGGGTAGCTGCGattattctccccattttccagaacaggaaactgaggctgagagggtTGAAGCCCCCTGTTCACAGTCGCATAGCTAACACGTGGACCACTTGGTTCAAATACAGTTAACTCACTTCACATTTCTTTGCAGGGCTGGAGAGTGGTGGGTGACTTGTGTGGACTGTGTTCagatgataataaaaattatttctatgacAGCAGGGGTCCTGTCTGTCTTGCTCAATGCCTAGTTTGCATCTGGCCTCATCCGCTTAGCTGCCAGCAGACTTGGGCAGATCATGAAACCTCTGTaacctcagtttctctgtctgtTTCATGGAGATGAAATATTACCTTGCAGGATAATTTTGAGAGTTATGCAAGATAATGAATGGACAGCGGCACATGCTCAATAACCTCAGGTGTCAGTAATGATGAGAATGAGGGCCTACTGGGGGCCAAGCACTGGGTGTATCCTCCAGGCCCATTGTTCTCTTGATTCCTCACTACGCCTCTGTCAAGGAGATTTTGTTACCTTTGCGTTACaggtgagcaaactgaggctcagaaagggtatgcagcctgcccaaggtcacacagcttccGTGTGGCTAGGCTGAGATTTCTACCTGATTCTGTCCTCACCTAGCTCGTGCCTGGCACCCGGTAGGTGCTCTCTGCTTCTCAAATAAATCATGGGATGAAAAAGCAAGCGCTGGCCTCCAAGGCCCACCCTGCCTCCAGGATAACTCACTGTATCACTCAAGGCAGGGTTGTGAATCTGAAACGGGCTGCTGTGGAGACAGTGGGGCGGTGGGGAAGCTGTCTGGACTGGTGCCTCCATCCTGATTTCCAGCTCTTAATAAGCACCTTCCTCACTTttgcttaaactttttttttttttttttttgagactgagtctttctctgtgacccaggctggagtgcagtggtgtgatcttggctcactgcaacttccacatcctggatttaagtgattctcctgcctcagcttctggagcagctgggatttacaggtgcctgtcaccatgcctggctattatttatttatttatttatttattatttttgagacagagtttcactcttgttgcccagcctggaatgcaatggcacgatctcagctcacagcaacctccgcctcctgggttcaagcgattgtcctgcctcagcctcccgagtaactgggattacaggcacccgtcaccatacctggctaaacttttgtatttttagtagagacggggtttcgctgtgttagccaggctggtctcgaactcctgacctcaagagatctgcccacctcggcctcccaaagagctgggattaacggcgtgagccactgcgtccaaccACTTTTGCTCAAACTCTTGATAGCCTTGTGGTATGACAAGATCCCTGtctcacagataaggaaactgaggcccagaagaaTCAACAATTGACCCAAATTCTTGAAAAGCAAGCAGTTCCAGCTTCTGGCAGAATGGCTGCCGCCTTCCTCTGCACCCCCAGAGCACATCATTTGCCCCCACTTAATGGCACATGGCACATTCAGAATGGTGTCCAGGTCAAGGGTGTGCTCCAAACAGTGAGCTCGGGCACAGAGAAGGGTTCCATCACCCACTCGTCCTGGTCTCCCCAGGGCCTGGTACACAGTCAGTGTTCACCAAGGCAGGCTGAATGGATAGGAGGTGATGGAGGGAACTGCCGTGTGGGCTCTTCTGAAAGGCACTTGCGAGGCAGCATCAGCTTGGCAACTCTTCCTGCTTGGGATGCCAAATCCCATCCCATTAGGCTAATCCGGGGCCCCTGAGGACTCGCAGCCTTGACATATTCAAATGCGAGACTGTGATGCCAAGCATCAGAGATCGGCCCGTCTGGCAGCTGGAAGAAGAGCTGGCAGTGGAATTAATGGCTTTCAGAATTTCCTGAGCAGCAGGAAAATGAGGTTGAAAAAATGAGGTTCCACCAGGTTGGAAAATGAGGCACGGGTTGGTGTGTGAAAAAAAACAAGCATCAGACAGATGTGCTCAGAATGATATGCGCCATAAAAAAGAGACAGACAAAAATACTCTCCATTGTGGGGATACAAATACGAATGCCAGTGTAGTCACGGAGGCCCGGAAGGCTCCATGCCAAACTGCCAGGGTGGCCACCTCCGGGGAAGGGGCAGGAGCCTGGGATTGGGGACATGGGTCAAAGGGGCATTAGCTTTATCTATAGCGTTTGCAGGAGGGTGTGTTTGTGTATTACTTGTGTCACTGAAAATTAATGCTGAAAATATGCATGTGCTTCCTCTCTacatctcccctctccttccctctgtcaTTAGCCTTATTCATAGCAGTGGGTACCCAGTCCCCTCCCCAAGGCTGGGAGGGCTGACACCAATGCAATACCCATGACATGCCGGAAGCTCCCGCCACATGCCTTCTTGCAGTCCTCACGGCCTCCCTGCGGGGTATAAGGTTAAGCCCactgtgtggctggggaggctgacTCAGACAGGATGCATGTGCCTCTGGTCACACATTTAAGCCAAGAGGCCCAGGGAGGATTCGAACACAGGTCGACCCAGGGCTCTCCTATCTACATGCCCCTTCTCCAAAACTCGGGGTGGAGCGGAGAGCTTGACTGCTGTCTGGGTCAGATGCTCCGAAAAGCCAGCCTGGAAGAGAAAGCACTCAAGGAGGGGGCCACCCCACAGCCTCAGTCTTGGCCTCGAGGcagtggcagggctgggcatggcaTGTGTTTCTCTGTATAGAAGTATCTCAGTTGGGGATTATCTTAATGATGCC from Nomascus leucogenys isolate Asia chromosome 7b, Asia_NLE_v1, whole genome shotgun sequence encodes:
- the RASD2 gene encoding GTP-binding protein Rhes → MMKTLSSGNCTLSVPAKNSYRMVVLGASRVGKSSIVSRFLNGRFEDQYTPTIEDFHRKVYNIRGDMYQLDILDTSGNHPFPAMRRLSILTGDVFILVFSLDNRESFDEVKRLQKQILEVKSCLKNKTKEAAELPMVICGNKNDHGELCRQVPTTEAELLVSGDENCAYFEVSAKKNTNVDEMFYVLFSMAKLPHEMSPALHRKISVQYGDAFHPRPFCMRRVKEMDAYGMVSPFARRPSVNSDLKYIKAKVLREGQARERDKCTIQ